In Bifidobacterium adolescentis ATCC 15703, the sequence CCTCCTCATCGATGGCTTCGACGGTCTCGGCGGTCTGAGCTTCGTCATCGACGATTTCGCCGGAGGCAAGCTTGGCTTCGAGCTCTTTGACAATCTTAGCATGCATCTTCTCGTCGATCTTGACCTTGAACATGAACACCAGCAGGCTGAGCACGATCAGAATAAGCGGCACATAGAAGGCGCAGATTTCGAAGGTGTGGATGTTGGAGGGGGTCATATCGGCCGCGGTGGCGTTGCCGGTCATGCCAGCAGCGACGGCGATGAAGCCGGTGATGCCGTTGGACAGCGCGCCGCCAATCTTATCAAGCATCGGACGTACGGACAGGGTGACGGCCTCGTTGCGCTTGCCGTTCTTCAGCTGGCCGTATTCGATGGAGTCGGTCAGGGAGAGGATGGCGGTCATCTGGATGAGGGTGCCCGGGATGTAGAAGAGCACGAGGGCGATGAACACCACGGTCATGTTGGTGGAGAAGAGACCCAGCAGGATGTAGGCCACGATCATGGAGGTCATGCCGACGATGTACAGGACTCGGCGTGGGATGCGCTTGTTCAGGATCGGGTACAGCGGAGCCATGATGAGGCCTGACACCAAGGCGATGACGCCGGTCATGGAGTAGGCGGCCTGGTTGTCGAGCACGAACTTGAACAGGAAGAGGAGTACGCCGGTGGTGGCCACGTTGGCGATGGCGTACAGCAGGTAGGACAGGGCGACCCACAGGAGCTGGTCGTTCTGGAACAGGGCCTTGAATGCCTCGAGCGGGTTGCCGTTCTTCTGGGCCTTGGCGCGCAGTGCGTTGGTGCTTTCCTTGGTGCCGAACGCGACGGTCCATGCGGTCAGGATGCCGAGGAGTCCGACGATGATGCCGAAGGAGGTCCAGCCGGCCTGTCCTTCGCCCTTGGCACCGGTGAGCGTCCAAGTGAAGTAGCTGACGATCGGGATGACCACGACGGTGATGCCGTTGTAGCCGATGGAGCCGGTGAAGGAGCCGAGGGCGGTGTAGGTGGAGCGCTCGTGGGAGTCGGAGGACAGCGCCGGGATCATGCCCCAGTAGGAGATGTCACGCAGGGAGTAGAACACGTCGAGCACGACGAAGGTGATGACGAACAGCACGATGAACAGCGTGGTGTTGACGTTCACCAGGCCGAACATGCCGCTGAAGATCACGGCGAGCAGGACGGCGGAGATCAGGCCGCCGAAGAACTGCCATGGGCGGAAGCGTCCCCACTTGGTGTTGGTGTTGTCGATGAGGTTGCCCAGCAGCGGGTCGATGAAGATCTCGGCGATACGGATGATCACCACGAGGCTGGTGATGACACCGATAAGCTTGGCCGCAAGCGCCTTGTCAACGCCCGAGAACAGGCAGCCGGTGACATAGACGATGAAATATGTGCTCATCGCGTTGTAGAAGGCGGCCTGACCGAGGTTGCCGCAGGCGTAGGCGATACGCTGGCCGAGCTTGCCCTTCTTGCGGACGCCACCGTCCGCGGTTGTCGTTTCGTTGCTCATTTTTTCTTCTCCTTAAGATTCCGGAGTTGAAGATCACCCATTGATCTTGCATGTCGAGTATACGCTCTTTACAAGAAAAAGTAAAAACCATTAGCAAAATATAGGGTTTGGCGGCGTGTTGAATTAGGTAAACCGTGTACCAGCACTGTCATATCGGTATCAATCAGATGCCTGATACGTTACAACATATACCGCTGATACGAAGGAATTAAGACGTCAAGTAAAACCGATTTGCTTTTTTTGTAAACAACATTTATTATCTGGTAAAGGAAGTTCATCTTCTCTCCATCATTCACAAAGATGTAATGAACGAAAGCAGGAAAACATGGCAAACGAAACCCGCATCGAACACGCATCCGAGACCTGGCTCGCCGATTCGACCGTATTCGAGGTCAACCGCGTCCCGGCGCATTCCGACCACAAATGCTACGCGCACGATCCGCAGACCAACGAATGGTCCGATCTGAGGCAGAGCCTCGACGGCGAATGGAGGGTCGAGGTCGTTCAGGCATCCGACATCGAATTCAACGAGGAGCCCTTCGTAAGGGAGAACTTCGACGATTCCGCCTTCGAACGCATCCAGGTTCCCGGACACCTGCAGATGGCGGGATTGATGAACAACAAGTACGTGAACATTCAATACCCGTGGGATGGCCACGAGAATCCGGCGGAACCGAATATTCCGGAGAACAACCATGTCGCCCTCTACCGTAAGACCTTCACGATGGCGAACCGTCTGGCCGACACCAAGAACGCCGGCGGAACCGTCTCCATCGTGTTCCACGGCATGGCCACCGCAATCTACGTGTGGGTCAACGGCATGTTCGTCGGCTATGGCGAGGACGGCTTCACCCCCAACGAATTCGACATCACCGAGATGCTGCACGACGGCGAGAACGTCGTTGCCGTCGCATGCTACGAATACTCCAGCGCCTCATGGCTCGAGGACCAGGACTTCTGGCGTCTGCACGGACTGTTCCGCTCGGTCGAGCTGGCCGCGCAGCCGCATGTGCATATCGAGAACATGCAGATCGAATCCGATTGGGATCCGGAGTCCGGCAGCGCCTCTTTGGACGCGGCGCTCACCGTGCGCAACGCAGCCGACGCGGCCACGATCTCGGCGACGTTGAAGGATTCCGATGGTAACGTCGTCTGGGAGACCGCGAACTGCGCTGACCCCGATACCTCCATCTCCACCGGATTGTTGAACGGCATCCGCCCGTGGAGCGCGGAGGATCCGGTCCTCTACGAGTTCGAGGTCACGGTCATCGACCATGCCGGCAACATCGCCGAGGTCGCCGTCCAGAAGGTCGGATTCCGCCGCTTCCGCATCGAGGACGGCATCATGACGATTAATGGCAAGCGCATCGTATTCAAGGGCGCCGACCGCCACGAGTTCGATCCCAAGCGCGGACGCGCGATCACCGAGCAGGACATGATCGACGATGTGGTCTTCTGCAAGAGGCACAACCTCAACGCCATCAGGACCTCCCACTATCCGAACCAGGAGCGCTGGTACGAGCTGTGCGACGAGTACGGCATCTACCTGATCGACGAGACCAACCTCGAAACCCATGGCAGCTGGTGCCTGCCCGGTGACGTCCTCACCGAGGAGACCGCCGTCCCGGGAAGCAAGGCGCATTGGGAGGGCGCGTGCGTCGACCGTGTCAACAGCATGGTGCGCCGCGACTACAACCATCCGAGCGTCCTGATCTGGTCTCTCGGCAACGAATCCTACACGGGCGACGTGTTCCGCGCCATGTACAAGCGCGTGCACGACATCGACCCGAACCGTCCCGTGCACTATGAGGGCGTGACCCACAACCGCGACTACAACGACGTGACCGACATCGAGACCCGCATGTATGCGCACGCCGACGCCATCGAGGAATACCTGAAGAATGATCCGCAGAAGCCTTACATCTCCTGCGAGTACATGCACGCCATGGGCAATTCGTGCGGCAACATGGACGAATACACCGCGCTCGAACGCTATCCGAAGTACCAGGGCGGCTTCATCTGGGACTTCATCGACCAGGCGATCTACGCCACCCAGCCCGATGGAACCACGAGCCTTCGCTATGGCGGCGACTTCGGCGACAGGCCGAGCGACTACGAGTTCTCCGGCAACGGCCTGGTGTTTGCGGACCGTAAGCCCACGCCGAAGGCCCAGGAGGTCAAGCAGCTGTATTCCAACGTGCATATCGATGTCGCCGAGGATTCCGTGACCATCAAGAACGATAATCTGTTCACCTCCACTGGCGAATACACGTTCGTGTTGCGTGTCCTTGCGGATGGCGAACCGGTATGGCAGTCCGAACGCCGTTTCGACGTGCCGGCCGGTTCGACGGAGAAGCTCGATGTCGACTGGCCGTTGGATCTGTACCGCGACGGCGCGTCCGAACTGGTGCTGGAGGTATCCCAGCGTCTCGCCAAGGCGACCAATTGGGCGGTAGCCGGCTATGAGCTGGCATTCGGCCAGACCGTCGTCGCCGGCTCCAAGAAGGCCTCTGCTCCGGTGAAGCCGGTCGACGGCATCGTCACCGTTGGCCGTTGGAACGTCGGCGTGCAGGGATCCGGCCGCGAGGTACTGCTTTCCCGCACCCAAGGCGGACTGGTCTCCTACACGTTCAACAATCGAGAATTCGTGCTGCGCCGTCCGGCGGTCACCACGTTCCGCGCGCTGACCGACAACGATCGCGGCGCAGGCCACGGCTTCGAACGCGCCCAGTGGCTGGGAGCAGGCCGTTACGCCCGCTGCATCGGCAACGAGATCGAACAGATCGACGAGAACACCGTCAAGGCCTCCTACACGTACGAGCTCGCCACCCCGCAGCGCACCAAGGTGACCGTCAGCTACACCGCCGACACCACCGGACGAGTGAATCTGCACGTCGAATACCCGGGCGAGCCGGGCGACCTGCCCACCATCCCCGCGTTCGGCATCGAATGGACCCTTCCGGTCCAGTACTCGAACCTGCGTTTCTTCGGCGCTGGTCCGGAGGAGACCTACCAGGATCGCAAGCATGCCAAGCTCGGTGTGTGGAGCACCGACGCGTTCAAGGACCACGCCCCGTATCTCATGCCGCAGGAAACCGGCAACCATGAGGACGTGCGTTGGGCCGAGATCACGGACGAGAAGGGCCATGGCCTTCGCATAAGCCGCGCCGAAGGCGCCGAACCGTTCGCGATGAGCCTGCAGCCGTACTCCAGCTTCATGCTTGAGGAAGCCCAGCATCAGGACGAGCTCCCCGCCCCGAAGCACATGTTCCTGCGTGTGCTTGCCGAGCAGATGGGTGTCGGAGGAGATGACTCCTGGATGTCCCCGGTCCACCCCCAGTACCATATCCCGGCGGACCAGCCGATCAGCCTCGACGTCGATCTCGACCTGATCTGACCGGCGCGCCCCGGCGGAAACCGGGACTTGGCTTTCCTTTCGCCATACGCGGAAACGTATGGCGAAAGGACGGTGCCGTCGTCAAGGGTGGACCTTGACATCAAACCGGAGACGGCGCCTTGAAAGGGTACGGCACGTCTTCCATGTTTTCCCCGTGCCGTGCCCTCGTTTCCATATCGGGAACAGGGCTTGACAGACTTTCCTTCGAAAACACCTCACAGATGTAAAAGGGTTCGGTCCTCGTTGGCACGTATTAAGCGTGTCAACGAGGACCGAACCCTTTCTTCTTAAACCCTACCTAGCTTTCGGGGTGAAACTGTCCCGGGCGACCAGCTTGGTTGAAATCCTCATATGCTGGTTGACGGAGCGCCCCATGGAAATGGCCTCCGACAGCATGAATACCGCGGCCTTGGCCAATTCGTCCTTGTTGATGTCATACGACGAAAGCGTCGGCGAAGTGTAATTCGCGATCTCCTGGTTGTTGATGCTCACCAGTCGCATGTCGCGTGGAACCAGAATGCCGGACGCCGCGAACGCCTGCAAGACGCCTACGGCGATGGGGTCCGCCGCCACAATCAGAGCATCCGGGAGCCTGTCGCCACATTCGGCCACGAACCTCTCTCCCAAGGCACGGCCGTTCTCCACGGTGAAAGGCCCCTCATCGAACACCAGGCCGTCGACGTCAAGACCGAGACGGACGGTCCAGTTGCGGAACGCGAACGCACGCGGATCCTCGGGATACTCATGGTCGCCCATGATGTTGCCGAACCCTCCGATGAACCCGATTCGCTTGTTGCCGGCGTCCATCAATTCGTCCAAGGCGTCCAGAATGGTCTGCTCCAGATCCGGCTGCACCGAATCGAACAGGCTCGGCGCGGGATTGATGTCGATGAACACTCCATGCGGAAGGACCGCGTGCAGACGCTTCAACATGTTCCTTTTGAACGGCGCCGGACCTATTGAGATGAATCCGGCGTATTTGGACGCGTCCTTCATCAGGGATTTGACATCGTTGTATTCCGTCACTCTCATGCGCTCGTCCTTGGCATGGCGACGTAATGAAACTTCAAGCTCGTCAAAATAGGCGTCCTGAAGCCCCTTGTCGTGGATGGAGTTGTTCAGCAACGCGATGTCTTGCGGAATGGTGACACGTTGGTAGCGGGGGACGTTCTCGTACCCCATCTCAATGCTGGTGCTCAGAATCTTCTGACGGGTGGCCTCCTTCACCGAGAACGAGGGGTCGTCATTGAGTATTCTCGATACGGTCGCCTGGGAGAAGCCCGCCTTTTCCGCGATCTCCCTGATCGTGGCCATGGAAACCTACCTCCTTGGAAATTCAGCAACTAAACGTGTTTAGTAACGAGTTTATCATGTTTGAAAGCGTAATTGCCATCAATGTCGGAAATTTCGTTTTCAATGAAAATGGATTGGCTACAATGTATTGGACAGTCCGATGAGGCCATTCGTGGATTCAAGCTCAATATGCTGCTGTACGAATTGCTATCGCTGCTGTATTCGAGGTTCGTTTCCGGGGTACGGCGGCCGGAATTGGTCAGATCCGGAAGAAACATCACCATGCAGATCATCGGATACATGACATCGCACCGCAAACAGCATCTCGAAGCGACCGACGTCGCACGGGAATTTGGATACGGCAGGGAACATTTCTGCCGCCTATTCCGCAAGGCGACCGGCAAAACGTTCAAAGAATTTCTGACCGACCTGCGATTGGACGACGCCTGCAGAAAACTGTCAGGTTCCTCTGCGTCGATAGCCAGCATCGCAAGGGAATGCGGTTTCCCCGATACGCGCGCGCTGCAGACGGCCGTGCAACGCAAATACGGCATACGCGCGCAGGAATATCGCGAACGATACGAAAATCGAAACTAACGTTCAACGAGAGAAGGAGGAAATATGACTGGGCCTGCACCAACCATCCGTCGTATGAAAATTGAGGATTATCCGCTGGTATACGGGTTGTGGACGCGATGCACCGGTTTCACCATGAGGGACATCGACGATTCCGAGGATGCGATAAAAACGTTCCTCAAACGCAATCCCGACACCTGTTTCGTAGCCGAAGACGATGGCGGAAGGATTATTGGAGCGATTCTTGCCGGTCACGATAGCAGACGGTCGCGCATCTACCACACGGCGGTCGATCCCGACGCGCGCGGTATGGGCATTGGCTCGCTTTTGGTGGGCCGAGTGGTTGAAACGCTTCGTGCGATCGGCCTGCCAAAAGTCGCCGTCGGTGTGCCCGCAGACAACGATGCCGGCAACGATTTCTGGGAGCATCAGGGGTTTGCTGTCCGTGACGATTTGGTCTATCGGGAACTACCTCTCTAATACGACCCGTCCGACAACGAACCGTCCAATACGCTCGCACTTTGTCTCTATAAGCCCGGTTCCGCACTTGCAGTCCGCAACAAATATGTTCTGTATATCAAACGTGTTCAAAGACCATGCAGTGGAATATCAGACGGAGGAAGACCCGTTCGGAACGCTTAAGAGAGACGAGCTGCTGTGACGAATGGCGATACGGCGATGTGGTCATCGCTGACCTTGTCATCGTTTTCTCTGAAACATCCGGCATCCTCATCTCACACTTTTATGAGCGAGTTTTTGCCCTTCCGTAACATTTCATGAGGGAGAGCCGCCCTTCCATGGCCACCTGTGCACCCTATGCACCCCTTAAAAACGGCGCCATTCCGCCATGAAATCACCCCCTTCATCCGAGCATGGCATTGCGCACCCCGTCAAAACATGGCCGTCATCCCTGGTTTCCCGATTTCCACACTTTTTGAAAACCCGTTTTACCCGATTTCCGCACTTTTCCGGATACCGAGCGGCACTGTTCCGACCGCGCGACTGCATCAAACGCCGATTCCGACGATTCTACAGATTAACGGTAAAACGTCGCGCGGCGACCCGGCCGGCTTGCGGAATGGAGGTCAGGCTCGTTCCGCGGCATCCTTGCCGGCGAGCAGGTCCTTGACCCATTTCTCTTCGGAGAGTCCGCGCTCGAACTCCTTAAGACGTCCGAGCATGTCGTCGAGCTGTTTGTTCAACCATTCCTCGTCAAAATCTGCAGGCACGAGCTGGAAGCTCTTGCCCGCATCCGGCCAGATCCAATGGATATGCCACCAATTCTTACCATTCGACCATGTCTCAAGGCATGGGATGCTTCGGCTTATTCTGTCGTAGATTTCCATCCGTTTCCCGTCAAGGCCACAGGAGTCGAAGCACAGTTGGCAACGTATTTCAGGCCCGTCATCCCCGTCTTGGACTTTGATCTCATAAAAATAGTTGCAGCAGGTTTTCCAACTGCTGTTCGGCCCGTCACCATCGGGCAGAATCAGCGACATGAGTTTGGTCCTGAATCTCGTTATGCGCTTGCCACAATCCCCCTCGTCGAACACAATCTCATCGTCCTTGGCCTTCCGCCTGGCCCATTCTTTGCAATGTTCGTTTATCCTGGGGATCAGGTCGTTTTTGCAGTTAATAATCAGATCCAGCGCCCTCTTGTGTTTCTTGTAGATTTTCATGCAGATACGTTCGAGTTCCTCGTCTCCCAAAATGTCCCTCCTCACGGCGTCCATGTATTCCGAAATGAACTGAGCCTGCGCCGGAGCCGGCCCATGAGCCTCGACCGCCTGGCCGATGATGCCGAGCACGTCCCCATACCCCATGGCGAGCCAATCCTCGGCATCGGAGGCTTTCGACGCGTTCCTCGCATCCGGGGTGAGGAATATGAACCGACGCCGGTAAGCCGGATAAGCCTTCTCAACCTCTCCGCAGTATCTGGCAAGTTGGTCGTCATGCTCGCCGGAGAAGATCTTGTTCTCAATGCAAAGGACATAGCCCGCGTCATAGTTCACCGCAAGAATGTCAATACAGTGCCATTCACGACGGATCGAGAAGCCGTCGCAGTCCATAAGCAGATCGTCGAAGACCCCGTCGCCTCCCATCCCTCGCGCAGCGTAATCCACGAAGCCGCGGATCACGCCGTCGTCTAACCCATGGTTCTCGGCGGGGTCCATGAGCCAGGCGAGGACGTTGCTGTGCCGGATCTCGGCGCGTGCAATCCCGAGGACGTCGAACGCGTTGAACCCGCGCGTCCATTTGGACAGCCGATCCAGGCATCCGGAGTCGGCAAGGAATTCTTCTAGCGCCTTCCTGTCCTCCTTGGTGGAATCATCTTCCAAAGCCATCGCCACCCTTTCCGGAAAACAATCACAGCCTGCATTCCTTCATCGGGCAGGACCGCCCACCCCGCATCCATCTTATATTCGTTCGGATGGCCACCCATTCATGCGTTTCAGCGTCCAGCGTTCGAGGATTTTTTCGTACCACGGCCCGTACCCGTCGCCCGCAACCCGTCCAAGGAACCCTATGTGCATGATGTCACGACGTCTGACGACTCCCCCTGATCTCCGCGACGCATACCACGACGTTGTCGGGATTGAAGACGATGGCAGTGTCGCAGCGGACCGCGCGCCACAGACGGATGCTGGCAGCCGGCTGGCCCGCATCGAACGAATTCGCACAATCGGAGACGAACCCATTTCATACGAGCAGACCTACATCAATCAACGGGGCTATCCGTCATTCCTGGAGCTGGATTCGACCGGCTTCATCTACCAGTTGCTGCGAACGGCCTGCAGCGCCGACATCCATACCGTCGAGGAAACCATCGAAGTAGTGCCGGGCCATGGGCCGTTGCATCCGTCATCTAAGACTGCAGACCGGAGCGCCGCTGCTACGCGTGTTCTCCCGAGCGCTCGACTCGGACGGTCACTCAGTGGTGCTGTCGCAGAATACCTATCCGGCCAACAAGGTGCGTCTCACAACATCAAAGACGATTTGAGGAACAACCTCATCCAGCGGTCTCAATCAGCTCCGTCAGCCGCCAGTCCAGCCATGAACAGCCATTTCCCAAGACGGAATGCATCTTCTGGCATGAATTCGGCAAGGAAACGTAAGCGTCAGACAGACGTTGGCGGACGACCTATAAAAGCATGGTCATCCGCCAACGTTATTCAAGAAGGAAGGTCAGGCTTGATTCACGAGAAATCAGCCCTTCGCCGCCTTACGAGCAGCCTTCCTGGCCACACGCGCTTCCTTACGGGCCGCAACGCGCTTAATCGTGCCCGGCATCCAACGCCACACGGAGAAGAAGGCAAGCATCGCCAGAATCACGCTACATACCGTGTTGAACACAATCTGTATGGTCTTCATTCCATTGCTGAACTTGAAGCCAGCACCAGGCAATGCGCCGTTCATGCAGTTCGTATTCGCGACCGTGTACAGCAAGTGGTGCATGGCCTGACGTGCGTAGTGGTAGGTCGCCGCATCATTGAAATCGAGTTTCTCTCCGGTCGGATCATCGCTCACGTTCAGCAGTTTGATGTCGGCTCCCGCCTCCAGCATCTGGTATGGGCTCATGAATTTGCCGGTGTTGGCGTTGTCGGTGATGATCAGACCATTGAATCCCCATTCGTCGCGTAGCAGTTGCTGGATCAGTGCATGGCTGCCGCCGGTCCAAGTGGCGCCGATACGGTTGAACGATGTCATCACACCTTTGGCGATCGGAGTCTTGACGACCTTGTTCTCATAGGTTCCATCGGACTTCTTCACCACAGTCTTCATGTCCATATCACCAAGGTGCATGCACATGTCGAATGGCTTCAGATAAATCTCGCGGATGGCCTGTTCGTTGGACCAGGTTGCCACGGAGAAGTTGCCAGGCCTGTCACCACGGTGGTTCTCCTGGTCGTTAAGGGCGAAGTGCTTGATGTAGCTGTACACGCCCTTGGTGGC encodes:
- a CDS encoding helix-turn-helix transcriptional regulator; translated protein: MDWLQCIGQSDEAIRGFKLNMLLYELLSLLYSRFVSGVRRPELVRSGRNITMQIIGYMTSHRKQHLEATDVAREFGYGREHFCRLFRKATGKTFKEFLTDLRLDDACRKLSGSSASIASIARECGFPDTRALQTAVQRKYGIRAQEYRERYENRN
- a CDS encoding GNAT family N-acetyltransferase, translating into MTGPAPTIRRMKIEDYPLVYGLWTRCTGFTMRDIDDSEDAIKTFLKRNPDTCFVAEDDGGRIIGAILAGHDSRRSRIYHTAVDPDARGMGIGSLLVGRVVETLRAIGLPKVAVGVPADNDAGNDFWEHQGFAVRDDLVYRELPL
- a CDS encoding LacI family DNA-binding transcriptional regulator, with the protein product MATIREIAEKAGFSQATVSRILNDDPSFSVKEATRQKILSTSIEMGYENVPRYQRVTIPQDIALLNNSIHDKGLQDAYFDELEVSLRRHAKDERMRVTEYNDVKSLMKDASKYAGFISIGPAPFKRNMLKRLHAVLPHGVFIDINPAPSLFDSVQPDLEQTILDALDELMDAGNKRIGFIGGFGNIMGDHEYPEDPRAFAFRNWTVRLGLDVDGLVFDEGPFTVENGRALGERFVAECGDRLPDALIVAADPIAVGVLQAFAASGILVPRDMRLVSINNQEIANYTSPTLSSYDINKDELAKAAVFMLSEAISMGRSVNQHMRISTKLVARDSFTPKAR
- a CDS encoding glycoside hydrolase family 2 TIM barrel-domain containing protein, yielding MANETRIEHASETWLADSTVFEVNRVPAHSDHKCYAHDPQTNEWSDLRQSLDGEWRVEVVQASDIEFNEEPFVRENFDDSAFERIQVPGHLQMAGLMNNKYVNIQYPWDGHENPAEPNIPENNHVALYRKTFTMANRLADTKNAGGTVSIVFHGMATAIYVWVNGMFVGYGEDGFTPNEFDITEMLHDGENVVAVACYEYSSASWLEDQDFWRLHGLFRSVELAAQPHVHIENMQIESDWDPESGSASLDAALTVRNAADAATISATLKDSDGNVVWETANCADPDTSISTGLLNGIRPWSAEDPVLYEFEVTVIDHAGNIAEVAVQKVGFRRFRIEDGIMTINGKRIVFKGADRHEFDPKRGRAITEQDMIDDVVFCKRHNLNAIRTSHYPNQERWYELCDEYGIYLIDETNLETHGSWCLPGDVLTEETAVPGSKAHWEGACVDRVNSMVRRDYNHPSVLIWSLGNESYTGDVFRAMYKRVHDIDPNRPVHYEGVTHNRDYNDVTDIETRMYAHADAIEEYLKNDPQKPYISCEYMHAMGNSCGNMDEYTALERYPKYQGGFIWDFIDQAIYATQPDGTTSLRYGGDFGDRPSDYEFSGNGLVFADRKPTPKAQEVKQLYSNVHIDVAEDSVTIKNDNLFTSTGEYTFVLRVLADGEPVWQSERRFDVPAGSTEKLDVDWPLDLYRDGASELVLEVSQRLAKATNWAVAGYELAFGQTVVAGSKKASAPVKPVDGIVTVGRWNVGVQGSGREVLLSRTQGGLVSYTFNNREFVLRRPAVTTFRALTDNDRGAGHGFERAQWLGAGRYARCIGNEIEQIDENTVKASYTYELATPQRTKVTVSYTADTTGRVNLHVEYPGEPGDLPTIPAFGIEWTLPVQYSNLRFFGAGPEETYQDRKHAKLGVWSTDAFKDHAPYLMPQETGNHEDVRWAEITDEKGHGLRISRAEGAEPFAMSLQPYSSFMLEEAQHQDELPAPKHMFLRVLAEQMGVGGDDSWMSPVHPQYHIPADQPISLDVDLDLI
- a CDS encoding PD-(D/E)XK nuclease family protein, with translation MEDDSTKEDRKALEEFLADSGCLDRLSKWTRGFNAFDVLGIARAEIRHSNVLAWLMDPAENHGLDDGVIRGFVDYAARGMGGDGVFDDLLMDCDGFSIRREWHCIDILAVNYDAGYVLCIENKIFSGEHDDQLARYCGEVEKAYPAYRRRFIFLTPDARNASKASDAEDWLAMGYGDVLGIIGQAVEAHGPAPAQAQFISEYMDAVRRDILGDEELERICMKIYKKHKRALDLIINCKNDLIPRINEHCKEWARRKAKDDEIVFDEGDCGKRITRFRTKLMSLILPDGDGPNSSWKTCCNYFYEIKVQDGDDGPEIRCQLCFDSCGLDGKRMEIYDRISRSIPCLETWSNGKNWWHIHWIWPDAGKSFQLVPADFDEEWLNKQLDDMLGRLKEFERGLSEEKWVKDLLAGKDAAERA
- a CDS encoding glycoside-pentoside-hexuronide (GPH):cation symporter, whose product is MSNETTTADGGVRKKGKLGQRIAYACGNLGQAAFYNAMSTYFIVYVTGCLFSGVDKALAAKLIGVITSLVVIIRIAEIFIDPLLGNLIDNTNTKWGRFRPWQFFGGLISAVLLAVIFSGMFGLVNVNTTLFIVLFVITFVVLDVFYSLRDISYWGMIPALSSDSHERSTYTALGSFTGSIGYNGITVVVIPIVSYFTWTLTGAKGEGQAGWTSFGIIVGLLGILTAWTVAFGTKESTNALRAKAQKNGNPLEAFKALFQNDQLLWVALSYLLYAIANVATTGVLLFLFKFVLDNQAAYSMTGVIALVSGLIMAPLYPILNKRIPRRVLYIVGMTSMIVAYILLGLFSTNMTVVFIALVLFYIPGTLIQMTAILSLTDSIEYGQLKNGKRNEAVTLSVRPMLDKIGGALSNGITGFIAVAAGMTGNATAADMTPSNIHTFEICAFYVPLILIVLSLLVFMFKVKIDEKMHAKIVKELEAKLASGEIVDDEAQTAETVEAIDEEAKTLTE